From a single Intestinibaculum porci genomic region:
- a CDS encoding IS4 family transposase has translation MISKQDKERNFDYETEACAFNTTPEGVNLALEKSIKMVTDNIACYVIDPVSDMTRSRKVPADMIIRFLIHKEGKSIRSEICEQMPEGMEFQASAFCMQRYKIKPNAFNRVMTLFNQTIKPKNTFNGYYIIACDGSDLNIPFMKDHPELIVKSKKGRDFCQIHLNALYDCLNGVYWDAEMTTPNKKREPGALITMTERKYYPEKSIIVCDRGYVSYKLMADFIEKGQKFVIRSKDINIRSSILKRFDLPDEELDQEVSVTLTRSNKRYNSDRKKYALVNSNIDFPQIDTWSNDDYVISYRVVRIKLDDENFVTLVTNLSKEEIPFEYMKELYHLRWSQEQSFFNLKYRIGLKYFNSKKVDGILQEVYSKLIMFNVTSVITNSVDIPDMKAEEYEKNKKRVAHKTKANFAVAITNVHLFLKGTISEKGLINRIKKFVIPIRPGRSFTRKIRPQSLAPLNTRVS, from the coding sequence ATGATTTCTAAACAAGATAAAGAACGAAATTTTGATTATGAAACGGAGGCTTGTGCTTTTAATACTACCCCCGAAGGGGTGAATTTGGCATTGGAAAAATCGATTAAGATGGTTACAGACAATATTGCATGTTATGTTATTGATCCTGTATCTGATATGACAAGAAGCCGTAAAGTTCCAGCTGATATGATTATTAGATTTCTCATTCACAAGGAAGGAAAATCCATCAGATCTGAGATTTGTGAGCAGATGCCTGAAGGTATGGAGTTTCAAGCTTCAGCTTTCTGCATGCAGAGATATAAAATAAAGCCTAATGCATTTAACAGAGTAATGACGCTTTTCAATCAGACTATCAAACCTAAGAACACATTTAATGGCTACTATATCATTGCCTGCGATGGCTCCGACTTGAACATTCCTTTTATGAAGGATCATCCTGAGTTAATCGTTAAAAGCAAAAAAGGAAGGGATTTTTGTCAGATCCACCTCAATGCTCTTTATGACTGCCTTAATGGAGTCTATTGGGACGCAGAAATGACAACACCTAACAAAAAAAGAGAACCTGGTGCTTTGATTACTATGACTGAAAGAAAGTATTACCCAGAAAAATCAATTATTGTATGTGATAGAGGATATGTTTCATACAAACTGATGGCTGATTTTATTGAGAAAGGACAAAAATTTGTGATTAGGTCTAAGGATATTAATATCCGTAGTTCAATCCTAAAAAGATTTGATTTGCCAGATGAGGAATTAGACCAGGAAGTCAGCGTTACACTGACAAGAAGCAATAAACGTTATAATAGCGATCGAAAAAAATATGCATTGGTCAATTCAAATATCGATTTCCCACAAATTGATACATGGAGTAATGATGATTACGTAATAAGCTACAGAGTTGTCCGCATAAAGCTTGATGATGAAAACTTTGTAACTCTTGTCACTAATTTAAGCAAGGAAGAAATACCGTTTGAGTATATGAAAGAGCTCTACCATTTAAGATGGTCTCAAGAACAATCATTTTTTAATTTGAAATATAGAATAGGTTTAAAATATTTCAATTCAAAGAAAGTTGATGGCATACTGCAAGAAGTATATTCGAAACTTATCATGTTTAACGTAACAAGTGTTATTACGAATAGTGTTGATATTCCTGATATGAAAGCTGAAGAGTATGAGAAAAACAAAAAAAGAGTTGCACACAAAACGAAGGCAAACTTTGCCGTCGCAATCACCAATGTACATCTCTTTCTTAAGGGAACTATTTCTGAAAAAGGACTCATAAATAGAATCAAGAAATTTGTAATCCCAATCAGACCTGGAAGATCATTCACTCGAAAAATAAGACCCCAGTCACTAGCTCCTCTGAACACTAGGGTATCATAA
- a CDS encoding DUF3793 family protein — MPTDGLLFQEKLTNNAAPTLCAIKIASLFSINKTEIQNYQACIKYFNQYLHNFRLHMMILKNTGDRLLIYVYRYDQLYKLLQRNQVKDVLHSLGYPLETVPQTLGILKRKINSNQFPHEIGLFLGYPLDDVIHFMKREEAIYIGYWKVYGHLRNALKTFNKYDCAKTYLKYKLSHGCDLADVLI, encoded by the coding sequence ATGCCCACTGATGGTTTATTATTTCAGGAAAAGTTAACCAATAATGCTGCACCGACTCTTTGTGCCATTAAAATAGCTTCGCTTTTTTCAATCAATAAGACAGAAATCCAGAATTATCAAGCCTGTATCAAATACTTTAACCAATACTTACATAACTTCCGATTACACATGATGATACTTAAAAATACAGGTGACCGCTTGCTGATCTATGTTTATCGATATGATCAATTATATAAGCTATTACAAAGAAATCAAGTGAAAGACGTATTGCACTCCTTAGGATATCCGTTAGAGACTGTCCCCCAGACACTCGGTATCCTCAAAAGAAAAATTAATAGTAATCAATTCCCACACGAAATAGGTCTTTTTCTTGGTTATCCGCTTGATGATGTGATCCATTTCATGAAGCGTGAAGAAGCAATTTACATTGGCTACTGGAAGGTGTATGGCCATTTGAGAAATGCTCTTAAAACCTTTAATAAATATGACTGCGCAAAAACTTATCTGAAATATAAACTATCTCACGGATGTGATCTCGCTGATGTCCTCATCTAA
- the nrdI gene encoding class Ib ribonucleoside-diphosphate reductase assembly flavoprotein NrdI, which yields MKVVYASRTGNVESIVNRLGVADPIQIETGGEEVHEDYILFTYTDGYGDVPVEVDDFLAANAKNLKGVVVSGDTSYGEAFCGAGSVIAEQYGVPVLYKVENEGSDDDIAQIKKVIA from the coding sequence ATGAAAGTTGTCTATGCATCAAGAACTGGAAACGTTGAATCGATTGTCAATCGTTTAGGCGTTGCTGATCCGATTCAAATTGAAACAGGTGGAGAAGAAGTCCATGAAGACTATATCTTATTCACTTATACTGATGGGTATGGAGATGTACCTGTTGAAGTAGATGATTTTTTAGCCGCTAATGCGAAAAATCTGAAAGGTGTTGTGGTGTCTGGAGATACTTCCTATGGTGAAGCCTTCTGTGGTGCCGGCAGTGTGATTGCAGAGCAATATGGTGTCCCTGTTTTATACAAAGTAGAAAACGAGGGCAGCGATGATGATATTGCGCAAATCAAGAAAGTGATCGCTTAG
- a CDS encoding DDE-type integrase/transposase/recombinase has protein sequence MSETDKPRGISALQVSNDSDVYLRNKRIAEVKYALIAPVITETLNGENHSEYYKRIENHEVVFPDGSVHKFKAETYKYWAFLYRKHGIEGLMPKQRSDFGKTRRLNNEAKLFITDQIVKHPKITGQLIYDRMIEAGIMSEGDVSVDTVQRYIKKNGIREDLNPAKTERRAWEYEHACDGYEADTAYTLYVKDENGKVRRTYLIAIIDDASRLIVGAEFFFNDNAVNFHKVWKLAVKRYGRSKVMILDNGSSYKNAATKSISARLGTKLVYCKPYTPQGKAKILCGTFNYVEV, from the coding sequence TTGAGCGAAACAGATAAACCAAGAGGCATTTCTGCCTTGCAAGTGAGCAATGATAGTGATGTCTATCTGAGAAACAAAAGGATTGCAGAGGTTAAGTATGCCCTTATTGCGCCTGTAATCACAGAAACATTAAACGGTGAAAACCATTCGGAATATTATAAGCGCATTGAAAATCATGAGGTTGTATTTCCTGACGGAAGCGTTCATAAATTTAAGGCCGAAACTTATAAATACTGGGCATTTCTTTACAGAAAACATGGCATAGAAGGACTTATGCCAAAGCAAAGAAGTGACTTTGGAAAAACAAGAAGACTTAATAATGAAGCTAAGCTTTTTATTACTGACCAGATTGTAAAGCATCCTAAGATTACTGGACAGCTGATCTACGATCGAATGATAGAGGCAGGCATTATGTCTGAAGGCGATGTGTCTGTTGATACAGTTCAGCGATATATCAAAAAGAATGGCATTCGTGAAGATTTAAATCCGGCTAAGACGGAAAGAAGAGCCTGGGAATATGAACATGCCTGTGATGGTTATGAAGCTGATACAGCCTATACTCTTTATGTCAAAGATGAGAACGGCAAGGTGCGGAGAACCTATCTGATAGCGATTATCGATGATGCCTCCCGATTAATAGTTGGTGCTGAATTTTTCTTTAATGATAACGCCGTCAATTTTCACAAAGTGTGGAAATTAGCTGTTAAGCGCTACGGGAGAAGCAAGGTAATGATACTTGATAATGGATCAAGCTACAAGAACGCGGCGACAAAGTCTATTAGCGCACGTTTGGGAACGAAGCTTGTTTACTGCAAGCCATACACTCCCCAAGGGAAAGCGAAAATCTTATGTGGAACTTTTAATTATGTGGAAGTTTAG
- a CDS encoding tyrosine-type recombinase/integrase — MRNILQFYEDHITDHDVMIVDEYFEQKNLTEPRYKTTKTRILEMLYVLKNKSCKSLANLDYYDFYDYYNMIFEIHNNTSDPYDYFRTIRLFLEYCECNNILAIKPSVIFDSYGHLYFEFLLKFMNTNTIPNFSPDEALDPQDYISSDKIKKLALLYKSNGYKDHSHKYEYIYKSITRFLVFCDMNDLSFTKDAAYYWAYTIIREYMYSYSGVVYGLLSKYIDLIKTGNVSFSSRKFIRKKALESLPVWAKEYAESFIRYRKRLGYAENTINMDRRCIIRLIEHAVSYGISSYDQMDDSFLKYFSENDHHQTGEGKNAYLCRTRTFFRYLSDTFSFKPLYASVFLRNTRTVKSQPKVLDEAFIRAMDSYQEKHHESKDLRDYAMYLIAFRTGLRITDIVNLKFSSVSLKDMTISVMQKKTKREIITHLPVEVANAIYRYVKMGRPKSDSEYIFLSCSAPHNPLTRSVAVGILRRISKNIGMKSPNGFHVIRKTFATDRIKSGVGLNNTAAVLGHSDTENVKKYVSLDEKNMKKCPLSLDGIEMEEIMK; from the coding sequence ATGCGTAATATTTTACAGTTTTATGAGGATCATATAACTGATCATGACGTCATGATTGTTGATGAATATTTTGAACAAAAAAATTTAACTGAACCAAGGTATAAGACTACTAAGACTAGGATTCTTGAGATGCTGTATGTTCTCAAGAATAAGTCCTGCAAATCTCTTGCCAATCTTGATTACTATGATTTTTACGATTACTATAATATGATATTTGAAATCCACAATAATACATCAGACCCTTATGACTATTTTCGGACAATCAGATTGTTTCTTGAGTACTGTGAATGCAATAATATTTTAGCTATAAAACCTTCTGTTATTTTTGATTCATATGGTCACTTATATTTCGAATTCCTTTTGAAGTTTATGAACACTAATACAATACCAAATTTCAGTCCGGATGAAGCACTTGACCCTCAGGATTATATTTCATCAGATAAAATCAAGAAACTTGCTTTGCTCTATAAATCAAACGGTTATAAAGACCATTCGCACAAATATGAATATATTTATAAATCAATCACAAGGTTCTTAGTGTTCTGTGACATGAATGACCTGTCATTTACTAAAGACGCTGCATATTACTGGGCCTACACGATCATTAGAGAATATATGTATAGCTACTCAGGTGTTGTTTATGGACTTTTATCCAAATACATTGATCTTATAAAAACAGGAAATGTTAGTTTCTCATCCCGGAAATTCATCAGGAAAAAGGCACTTGAATCATTACCTGTATGGGCAAAAGAATATGCGGAAAGCTTTATCAGATACAGAAAACGGCTTGGATATGCAGAAAATACTATTAATATGGATCGTCGCTGTATTATAAGGCTTATTGAACATGCAGTATCATATGGGATATCATCCTATGATCAAATGGATGACTCATTTCTGAAATATTTTAGCGAGAATGATCACCATCAGACTGGAGAAGGAAAAAATGCTTATCTATGCAGAACAAGAACTTTTTTCCGGTATTTAAGCGACACATTTTCATTCAAGCCTCTTTATGCGTCTGTATTCTTAAGAAACACAAGGACGGTTAAATCTCAGCCAAAGGTGCTTGATGAAGCCTTTATAAGAGCGATGGATTCCTACCAGGAAAAGCATCATGAAAGCAAGGACCTCAGAGACTATGCAATGTACCTTATTGCATTCAGAACAGGACTTAGAATTACGGACATAGTTAATTTAAAATTCAGTTCCGTATCACTTAAGGATATGACCATTTCGGTCATGCAGAAAAAAACAAAGAGAGAGATTATTACACATTTGCCTGTTGAGGTGGCTAATGCGATTTACAGATACGTAAAGATGGGACGTCCCAAATCAGATTCAGAGTATATATTTTTGTCATGTTCAGCCCCTCACAATCCATTAACCAGATCAGTAGCCGTTGGAATACTAAGAAGAATTTCCAAAAATATTGGAATGAAAAGTCCAAACGGATTCCACGTTATCAGAAAGACATTCGCTACGGATCGAATCAAGAGTGGCGTTGGTTTAAATAATACTGCGGCGGTGCTTGGGCATTCAGATACTGAGAACGTCAAAAAATATGTATCACTTGACGAAAAGAATATGAAAAAATGCCCCCTTTCGCTTGATGGCATAGAAATGGAGGAAATAATGAAATGA
- a CDS encoding tyrosine-type recombinase/integrase: protein MKETLSIYGAYISEYISYRISNGFSASTFDKLYMFDRFLAEKNYNQKILTKEIIDEWDKRRETESNVTQLKRISTVRIFCIYLNSIGVQAHVSRTSIKVVKTVPFVFTRKEIINLFKELDKYFRTKSHHYRYMMPVLFRLMYTTGMRVGEAVSLRHEHIDLKRNVIVVENGKNKLTRLVYMSDDVSSMMSDYMKKIFNEKSLSQWLFPSTKADKHIVSSTVADYFSRVIRKMGYTNPDYHPVPHSLRHSYCVHVIDGWIKNGENLNELMPYLEKQMGHKNHKSTWYYYHMVYDSYECVVTKTRDIYPEVSDDG from the coding sequence ATGAAAGAGACATTAAGCATTTATGGAGCATACATCAGTGAGTACATCAGCTACCGGATAAGCAACGGATTTTCAGCCTCAACTTTTGATAAGCTTTACATGTTTGACAGATTTCTTGCGGAAAAAAATTATAATCAAAAGATTCTGACTAAAGAAATAATAGATGAGTGGGATAAAAGAAGAGAAACGGAATCAAACGTGACCCAGCTTAAAAGAATATCTACAGTGCGCATCTTTTGCATCTATTTGAATTCGATTGGTGTCCAGGCACATGTATCCAGAACCTCGATAAAAGTAGTTAAGACTGTTCCTTTTGTGTTTACCCGAAAAGAAATCATTAATCTTTTTAAAGAACTGGACAAGTATTTCCGTACGAAATCACATCATTACAGATACATGATGCCAGTTTTGTTTCGGCTTATGTATACGACTGGAATGAGAGTCGGCGAAGCAGTAAGTCTTAGGCATGAACATATTGATTTAAAGAGGAATGTAATAGTTGTAGAAAATGGAAAAAACAAGCTTACCCGTCTTGTTTACATGAGCGATGATGTCAGTTCAATGATGAGTGATTACATGAAAAAAATCTTTAATGAAAAGTCCCTCTCTCAATGGCTTTTCCCAAGCACAAAGGCTGATAAGCATATCGTGAGCTCAACTGTCGCTGATTACTTCAGCAGAGTTATCCGTAAAATGGGTTACACGAACCCTGACTATCATCCTGTGCCGCATTCCTTGCGTCATTCATATTGTGTACATGTGATTGACGGATGGATCAAAAACGGCGAAAACCTCAATGAACTAATGCCATATCTTGAAAAGCAAATGGGCCACAAGAACCATAAGTCCACATGGTACTATTATCATATGGTTTATGACAGCTATGAGTGTGTTGTCACGAAGACACGCGATATCTATCCGGAGGTGAGCGATGATGGCTAA
- a CDS encoding tyrosine-type recombinase/integrase → MMAKPSLSELFFAYATDFLTAYLTEKLSRSSKTAESYRDALTIFRRYINSELQISLLKFKTEDITVDLILDYRDYLQKKYAITTVNQRIAAIKTYLKYIAECDTKYVSISIKIDRIPSLKAPVRIRPVLDDDLIRRIIDEASKTRKSSRNVMIIILLYDTAMRISELTNLKMCDLFLSNEDLPYIHVRGKGDKERIIVLSERAAQYLNKYIRKYHSRGECEYLFYTCIKGNNDKISNSTVEKMLDEITARLKAQRITDLTSIHPHMFRRSRSTHLYQDGVPLEQIARILGHANLETTQIYAQMSKEKMKKIIEIEKDKLVDPEWDEDDEIARMFGLK, encoded by the coding sequence ATGATGGCTAAGCCTTCTCTTTCTGAACTGTTTTTTGCATATGCTACGGATTTTTTGACCGCATATCTGACAGAAAAGCTCTCAAGAAGCAGTAAGACTGCTGAAAGCTACCGTGATGCCCTAACCATCTTTCGAAGATACATCAACAGTGAATTACAAATTAGTCTTCTTAAATTCAAAACAGAAGATATAACTGTTGATCTTATTCTTGACTATAGAGATTATCTCCAAAAAAAATATGCAATTACTACGGTTAACCAGCGCATCGCTGCAATTAAGACTTATCTCAAATACATTGCTGAATGTGATACAAAATACGTGAGCATAAGCATAAAAATAGATCGCATACCATCTCTGAAAGCACCGGTTAGAATCAGACCGGTCCTTGATGATGATCTTATCAGGCGGATTATTGACGAAGCATCAAAGACAAGAAAGTCATCAAGAAATGTAATGATCATCATTCTTTTATATGATACTGCAATGAGGATTTCTGAGCTCACAAACCTGAAAATGTGCGATTTGTTTTTAAGCAATGAAGATCTTCCATATATTCATGTTCGCGGAAAGGGAGATAAGGAAAGAATTATTGTTTTGAGTGAGAGAGCAGCACAGTATCTTAATAAGTACATTAGAAAATATCATTCCAGAGGTGAGTGTGAATACCTGTTTTATACCTGTATCAAAGGAAATAATGATAAGATTTCAAATTCAACAGTTGAAAAAATGCTCGATGAAATCACTGCCCGACTGAAGGCTCAAAGAATAACTGATCTAACTTCCATACATCCTCATATGTTCAGAAGAAGCCGATCCACACATCTTTATCAGGATGGTGTACCGCTTGAACAAATAGCCCGGATTCTAGGACATGCAAATCTTGAAACAACACAGATTTATGCACAAATGTCAAAAGAAAAAATGAAAAAAATTATTGAGATTGAAAAAGATAAACTTGTTGATCCGGAATGGGATGAAGATGATGAAATTGCGAGAATGTTCGGTCTCAAATGA
- a CDS encoding Mu transposase C-terminal domain-containing protein: MKRFMKDMHDISPHQAANIRKNEYNEWVENCFLYEEKHRVNADSSVKVMNMSFDAPAKYSGSMVIIQYEPGNPERVYLYDPANKEKIKLEKTDKVSNSKKRREEIIY, from the coding sequence ATGAAGCGTTTTATGAAGGATATGCATGATATCTCCCCGCATCAGGCCGCTAATATTCGCAAGAATGAATACAACGAATGGGTTGAAAACTGCTTTCTTTATGAAGAAAAGCATAGAGTAAACGCAGACAGCAGCGTCAAAGTGATGAATATGTCATTTGATGCCCCTGCAAAGTATAGCGGCTCAATGGTGATTATTCAGTATGAGCCAGGCAACCCTGAACGCGTTTATCTTTATGATCCGGCCAACAAAGAAAAAATCAAGCTGGAAAAGACAGATAAGGTATCAAACAGCAAAAAAAGAAGAGAAGAAATTATTTACTAA
- a CDS encoding ATP-binding protein, whose translation MEFTTYYGMDYNPFTKEISSNNLFESNDYLQMKNRINFLIENRGIGLFMGDPGMGKTSSLRSVIYGLDKSRYKIIYICMTTITPLDFYKTLNDALGLEDNSRKAVLFKQIQEEIAKLYKDHINLNSLEQFLTTLISRWINI comes from the coding sequence ATGGAATTTACAACTTATTACGGCATGGATTATAACCCTTTTACAAAGGAAATATCATCCAACAACTTATTTGAGTCCAACGATTATCTGCAAATGAAAAACAGGATTAATTTTCTGATTGAAAATCGCGGAATAGGCCTGTTTATGGGTGATCCGGGAATGGGCAAAACCTCATCGCTAAGAAGCGTAATTTACGGCCTTGATAAAAGCAGATATAAAATTATTTACATTTGCATGACAACTATTACGCCTTTGGACTTTTACAAGACTCTCAATGATGCACTTGGACTTGAAGATAACAGCCGAAAAGCGGTGCTCTTCAAGCAAATCCAGGAAGAGATAGCAAAGCTTTATAAGGATCACATTAACTTGAATTCCCTAGAACAGTTTTTAACTACACTGATTTCTAGATGGATTAATATATAG
- a CDS encoding transposase, giving the protein MKLSYQTINGTLYAKIPGKSVRKNGKIVKQGAKHLGKVIDKENNIFFNKERGMFTYDPETGEFGEADESYVSDVQPDKRKRQRTILDYGDAYFVDQLIHHMGYDKVIDEISYKNKDTLYAMVAYYVISNAANCHANTWYEGSFESILYPKANLTSQRISDFMRSIGKSENVLKFFENHMKWIKENISSDKAIIIDSTGLPNSIHMPLTAISNHNGKVSNEARMITTLQRDTGYPLMFRIIPGNIVDMNTLIRSVNVLDNLGNIETDYILSDAGYYTLEDINELYRANIDFLMRLPEKYRLYRDLINKYGPELKQERNMVKYSDRVVYIKQIEVSIGDGHKAYAFLGYDLDQVDHEIHKCLNKSKEMSTMQIQKKLESMGYFVLISSLPFPIEEVLPAYYTRQLVEQYFDLSKGSSKLTPLRVHSEEAVRGHLLLSMIAATINVYIQKKTKKTATNQEGIFMGLRNQKCLVYKTVTSVEEPQKRANDIYNAFNISCPLSYTKRGSDWVPKFHLKRHEDEV; this is encoded by the coding sequence ATGAAGCTCAGTTATCAGACAATTAATGGAACACTTTATGCTAAAATCCCTGGCAAATCAGTCCGCAAAAACGGCAAGATCGTTAAGCAAGGTGCTAAACATTTAGGCAAGGTTATCGATAAGGAAAACAATATCTTTTTCAATAAAGAAAGAGGCATGTTTACCTATGATCCTGAAACTGGTGAATTCGGTGAAGCTGATGAATCCTATGTATCTGATGTTCAGCCTGATAAGCGCAAAAGACAGCGTACTATTCTTGATTATGGCGATGCCTACTTCGTAGATCAGCTTATTCATCATATGGGATATGACAAAGTCATTGATGAAATCAGCTATAAAAACAAAGATACCTTATATGCAATGGTTGCCTACTATGTCATTTCCAACGCTGCTAACTGTCATGCCAATACCTGGTATGAAGGGAGCTTTGAAAGCATTCTTTATCCAAAGGCTAATCTCACATCTCAGAGAATAAGTGACTTTATGAGATCAATTGGCAAATCAGAAAATGTCCTTAAATTCTTTGAAAATCATATGAAGTGGATCAAAGAAAACATTTCGTCTGATAAAGCTATAATCATTGACAGCACAGGGCTTCCTAACAGTATTCATATGCCATTAACTGCAATCAGTAACCACAATGGGAAGGTTTCCAATGAGGCTAGAATGATTACAACACTTCAGAGAGATACAGGCTATCCCCTAATGTTTAGAATTATTCCAGGCAATATCGTTGATATGAATACACTGATCAGATCAGTAAATGTACTTGATAATTTAGGCAATATTGAAACAGACTATATTCTTAGTGATGCTGGTTATTATACCCTTGAGGATATTAATGAGCTTTATCGAGCTAACATCGATTTCCTGATGAGACTGCCTGAGAAATATAGACTATATCGTGATTTGATCAATAAATACGGTCCCGAACTAAAGCAGGAAAGAAATATGGTCAAATATAGTGATAGAGTCGTCTATATCAAACAGATCGAAGTTAGCATTGGTGATGGACATAAGGCTTATGCTTTTCTAGGATATGATCTAGATCAGGTAGATCATGAAATACATAAGTGTCTGAATAAGAGCAAAGAAATGTCAACTATGCAGATCCAAAAAAAGCTTGAATCAATGGGATATTTTGTACTGATTTCAAGTCTTCCATTCCCAATTGAAGAAGTGCTTCCTGCCTACTATACTAGACAGCTGGTTGAGCAGTACTTTGATTTAAGCAAGGGATCATCTAAGCTGACACCACTTCGCGTTCATAGCGAAGAAGCAGTAAGAGGTCACCTGTTATTATCAATGATTGCGGCAACCATTAACGTGTATATCCAAAAGAAAACAAAGAAAACTGCAACCAACCAGGAAGGCATATTCATGGGACTCAGAAATCAGAAGTGCCTCGTCTACAAGACAGTCACTTCAGTTGAAGAGCCACAAAAAAGAGCTAATGATATCTATAATGCGTTTAATATTTCATGCCCACTTTCATACACAAAAAGAGGCAGTGATTGGGTACCAAAATTTCACCTAAAAAGGCATGAAGATGAGGTGTAG
- a CDS encoding AAA family ATPase — MVIDEVQFLSKKVLQEFTMLMNFAFDSEDYCTLILVGQPIIEKTLRAKALEPFRQRINMHYTLTGFTVDEVKKYVEDRLALVHCSKELFTPESYHTLHSLMQGSTRVLNAIITKSLIIGMNHECRPINTDVIMEANEEARV, encoded by the coding sequence ATTGTAATAGACGAAGTGCAGTTTTTATCAAAAAAGGTTCTTCAGGAATTTACAATGCTTATGAATTTTGCATTTGATTCCGAAGATTACTGTACGCTCATCCTGGTTGGCCAGCCGATAATTGAGAAGACGCTTAGAGCTAAGGCTCTTGAGCCTTTTCGTCAGCGTATTAATATGCACTATACCCTAACGGGATTCACTGTTGATGAAGTAAAAAAATACGTTGAGGATCGTCTGGCACTTGTTCACTGCAGCAAGGAGCTCTTCACACCAGAGTCGTATCACACACTTCATTCTCTGATGCAGGGTTCGACGCGAGTGCTTAACGCAATTATAACCAAAAGCCTGATCATAGGCATGAACCATGAATGCCGTCCTATTAATACCGATGTGATTATGGAGGCAAACGAGGAAGCAAGAGTCTAA